From the Lathyrus oleraceus cultivar Zhongwan6 chromosome 4, CAAS_Psat_ZW6_1.0, whole genome shotgun sequence genome, one window contains:
- the LOC127137264 gene encoding uncharacterized protein LOC127137264 produces the protein MLENHVREGYRYIHLGLIQIAIKLLHKLGLNTPIMLVLRDTHIKDFYNSTIAIVESNLNDGLVYFNFHPNYSMSLIDEFTKNSLVIYVQGLSDTFNPGVVNIDVISRITYKISNVSYNFKSLKTTSRNETCIIEVNLSRSNVMTPKILTASDIIDKFPQKWILQDVVKYEKIKTRSDRDVIQDIDGSVRIQTNRSQSFHYN, from the coding sequence ATGTTAGAAAATCATGTTAGAGAAGGATATCGTTATATCCATCTAGGATTAATCCAAATAGCTATAAAGCTTTTACATAAACTAGGGCTAAACACTCCTATTATGTTAGTCCTTCGTGATACTCATATTAAAGATTTTTATAACTCAACTATTGCTATAGTTGAATCTAACCTTAATGATGGTTTAGTTTACTTTAACTTCCATCCTAATTACTCTATGAGTTTAATTGACGAATTCACTAAAAACTCACTTGTCATATATGTTCAAGGCCTAAGTGACACATTTAATCCTGGAGTTGTCAACATAGACGTTATTAGTAGAATTACCTACAAAATTTCTAATGTTAGTTATAATTTTAAATCTCTTAAAACCACTTCTAGAAATGAAACATGTATTATTGAAGTCAATCTTAGCAGATCTAATGTTATGACCCCTAAGATTCTTACTGCTTCTGATATTATTGACAAATTCCCTCAGAAATGGATTTTGCAAGATGTGGTTAAATATGAAAAGATTAAAACCAGGTCTGATAGGGATGTTATTCAGGATATTGATGGATCTGTCAGGATTCAAACTAATAGGAGCCAATCATTTCATTACAATTAG